In Brachyhypopomus gauderio isolate BG-103 chromosome 11, BGAUD_0.2, whole genome shotgun sequence, a single genomic region encodes these proteins:
- the arhgef37 gene encoding rho guanine nucleotide exchange factor 37 — translation MDRDNGPSAGSLRRQRMPEAFEEERASRPVWGEKEDVEEPVEDVPEEEEDEAEVKRAEGATDQEKAAHKQFMAIQELVDTERNYLRNLQICTGIIRANLQQLQPPLVNLDSMFLHVDKVMDVSARFLSLLDQAQIGPGNPQYLELLCGSFLSVSQDIETAYKEYLAHYNNVTVIENGYKQKEAQWMEMVKVIKSSAPEVNASTLTFFLVMPVQRIARYPLLLQMVQKHTDARHQAAGPLEHSVHTAIQINCTINEYKRFREVADKYKKTENLTIIDKINRLSGHSIAKKTARLSQYIKHETGMVPKLVDEEFDALAGFFFVLEKGIMELHDNMEAYLSHLRRFLSCRPEEADLDLEGEKAALFSKEISVAVRQWIYPAYESRLKALVFKPLCVLRELTAGPRNLIRKRQDKLLDFERLEEKGELTFEERAASSAYTTIHALLLAELPRFNSEALQLLWAVLGSISVLQRDLAADMEQLAGSFTHQLPHSHLDSRAFWEWAEGAARQGAAELQALCENVRDELSAPIVQALGAEAEKRLKVLVDKHGQEKIYQLTGPVVATRDLDLNLNRGELVAVLTEMDTRGDRRRWLVDAGGPRGYVPAAKLTRYHQVSVGTLPTTNLSITPSGPGRRHSYSPGPQHLTTAAPTCVQVFAGYDFTARSGHELSLRAGEPVRVVEAHDKRGNGAWSLVEARGHRGYVPSNYLTMLPTVTLSPTLPYR, via the exons ATGGATAGAGACAACGGGCCTTCGGCAGGAAGTCTGAGAAGACAGAGAATGCCCGAGGCGTTCGAGGAAGAAAGGGCCTCGAGACCCGTTTGGGGGGAGAAGGAAGACGTGGAAGAACCTGTCGAGGATGtgccagaggaagaggaggatgaggcgGAAGTGAAAAGGGCTGAGGGGGCTACGGACCAGGAAAAGGCAGCTCACAAGCAGTTCATGGCCATCCAGGAGCTGGTGGACACTGAGAGGAACTACCTGAGAAACCTTCAGATCTGCACGGGTATTATTCGTGCCAACCTTCAGCAACTGCAG CCTCCCTTGGTGAATCTGGACAGCATGTTCCTGCATGTAGACAAAGTGATGGATGTGTCTGCTAGGTTCCTCAGCCTCCTCGACCAAGCTCAGATTGGACCCGGCAATCCTCAGTATCTGGAACTGCTTT GTGGATCTTTCTTGAGTGTGTCACAAGACATAGAGACGGCATACAAGGAGTATCTGGCCCACTACAATAATGTCACAGTCATAGAAAATGGCTACAAACAGAAGGAGGCCCAGTGGATGGAAATGGTGAAGGTGATCAAGTCCTCAGC GCCGGAGGTGAACGCCTCCACGTTGACCTTCTTCCTGGTGATGCCCGTGCAGCGCATCGCACGCTACCCGCTGCTGCTGCAGATGGTACAGAAGCACACAGATGCCCGACACCAGGCCGCCGGCCCGCTGGAGCACAGTGTCCACACCGCCATCCAGATCAACTGCACCATCAACGAGTACAAGCGCTTCCGTGAAGTGG CTGATAAGTATAAGAAGACAGAAAACCTGACCATCATAGACAAGATCAACCGTTTGAGTGGCCACAGCATAGCCAAGAAGACGGCCAGACTAAGCCAGTACATTAAACATGAGACTGGAATGGTACCGAAG CTCGTAGATGAAGAGTTTGATGCCCTGGCTGGCTTCTTCTTCGTTCTGGAGAAGGGCATCATGGAGCTGCATGACAACATGGAGGCCTACCTCAGTCACCTACGG AGATTCCTCAGCTGCAGGCCAGAGGAGGCCGACTTGGACCTGGAAGGCGAGAAGGCCGCTCTGTTCTCCAAGGAGATCTCCGTGGCGGTCAGGCAGTGGATATATCCCGCATAT GAGTCGCGCCTTAAGGCGCTGGTCTTCAAGCCCCTGTGCGTCCTGCGTGAGCTGACTGCCGGCCCACGCAACCTGATCCGAAAGCGTCAGGACAAGCTGCTGGACTTCGAACGGCTGGAGGAGAAGGGCGAGCTGACCTTCGAGGAGCGGGCGGCGTCCAGCGCCTACACCACCATCCACGCGCTGCTGCTGGCCGAGCTGCCACGCTTCAACAGCGAGGCCCTGCAACTGCTGTGGGCGGTGCTGGGCTCCATCAGCGTCCTGCAGAGGGACCTGGCCGCCGACATGGAGCAGCTCGCAGGCAGCTTCACCCACCAG CTCCCACACAGTCATCTGGACAGCAGGGCATTCTGGGAGTGGGCGGAGGGCGCCGCCCGCCAGGGTGCCGCCGAGCTCCAGGCGCTGTGTGAGAACGTTCGCGATGAGCTCAGTGCCCCCATTGTGCAG GCTCTTGGCGCTGAGGCAGAGAAGCGTCTGAAGGTTCTGGTTGACAAGCACGGACAGGAGAAGATCTACCAGCTAACCGGGCCGGTGGTGGCCACGCGTGACCTGGACCTCAACCTGAACAGGGGCGAGCTGGTGGCCGTGCTGACCGAGATGGACACGCGTGGGGACCGGCGACGCTGGCTGGTGGACGCTGGAG GTCCCAGGGGCTACGTTCCAGCCGCCAAGCTGACCCGCTACCACCAGGTGTCCGTGGGCACTCTTCCTACCACCAACCTCAGCATCACACCCAGCGGTCCAGGACGGCGACACTCGTACTCGCCCGGTCCTCAGCACCTCACCACCGCCGCGCCGACCTGCGTCCAG GTGTTCGCCGGGTACGACTTCACAGCGCGGAGCGGTCACGAGCTGTCTCTGAGGGCCGGCGAGCCCGTGCGGGTTGTGGAGGCCCACGACAAGCGGGGCAATGGAGCGTGGAGCCTGGTTGAGGCGCGGGGCCACCGGGGTTACGTGCCTTCTAACTACCTCACCATGCTGCCCACCGTCACGCTTTCGCCCACCCTGCCCTACCGCTAG